One genomic window of Daphnia pulex isolate KAP4 chromosome 12, ASM2113471v1 includes the following:
- the LOC124209777 gene encoding uncharacterized protein LOC124209777 has translation MSVRFWLVAVFTVTVLSYHLVPCECQSSDESAVALNSTSSAESLVNDTSNNATVQAVSNLERNGNNSSGSSSPSGWNRLLRKFFDRPSSQQKHADKNRIILENLNNIQSNPETANTTSSVAFHDEETVAIITYVNKNVNSCKLMEVNYHYQAVEVLKNLSVYMPIYPVDTHTMVNLIKQCQYLRGPIEMNGRGWTSRSMRSENSTSSNSWTTFVTTIVPGTKWCGPGDVAQSYDDLGALIEVDKCCRAHDHCPIKVKGFASAHGLMNLSFYTKSHCACDDEFFSCLKALPTPVSRMIGNLYFNVIQMPCVDELQLSVPDGLPKPKLEILQPELCTAKISRSGECTGPSVRRPFQPRPYKFVTINRVF, from the exons ATGTCGGTCCGATTTTGGCTTGTTGCGGTCTTCACCGTAACCGTGTTATCCTACCACCTTGTGCCATGCGAATGTCAATCATCCGATGAGAGTGCTGTAGCTCTAAATTCTACAAGCAGTGCCGAGTCGTTGGTCAATGACACCAGCAACAATGCCACCGTTCAAGCCGTCAGCAACTTGGAACGCAATGGTAACAACAGTTCCGGATCATCTTCGCCGTCTGGCTGGAATCGCCTATTGAGAAAATTTTTCGATCGCCCTTCGTCTCAACAAAAACATGCTGACAAGAACCGTATTATCTTGGAGAATCTCAACAACATCCAGTCGAACCCTGAAACAGCCAACACAACTTCCAGCGTTGCTTTCCACGACGAGGAAACAGTAGCCATTATTACCTACGTTAACAAGAACGTGAATAGCTGCAAGTTAATGGAAGTCAA CTATCACTACCAAGCTGTAGAAGTGCTGAAAAATCTTTCGGTCTACATGCCAATTTACCCAGTTG ACACCCATACCATGGTCAACCTCATTAAACAATGTCAGTATCTAAGGGGACCTATAGAGATGAACGGAAGGGGATGGACATCTAGATCAATGAGGTCAGAGAACTCGACGTCATCTAATTCGTGGACAACGTTTGTCACGACTATTGTTCCAG GAACGAAATGGTGTGGTCCAGGAGACGTTGCCCAGTCTTACGATGACCTAGGTGCTCTAATCGAAGTGGACAAGTGCTGTCGGGCACACGACCACTGCCCGATTAAAGTGAAGGGTTTCGCCAGCGCGCATGGCTTGATGAATCTATCATTTTATACCAA ATCTCATTGCGCCTGCGACGACGAATTCTTTAGCTGCTTGAAGGCACTTCCGACTCCAGTGTCGCGGATGATCGGCAATCTCTATTTCAATGTCATCCAGATGCCGTGCGTTGATGAGCTGCAATTGTCCGTTCCAGACGGACTACCCAAGCCGAAACTCGAAATTTTGCAGCCGGAGCTATGTACAGCCAAAATCTCAAGAAGTGGAGAATGCACAGGTCCCTCCGTTAGAAGACCTTTTCAACCGAGACCCTACAAGTTCGTCACCATAAACCGCGTATTTTAA